A genomic region of uncultured Paludibaculum sp. contains the following coding sequences:
- a CDS encoding cupin domain-containing protein produces the protein MSLFDWNSVPREAMTPLLTRQVIHTSLMTVARLEMKAGAVVPVHAHHNEQITTVQSGCLRFLLENGPLLVTAGQVLTLAPHETHGVEVVEDSVAIDFFTPRREDWITGDDAYLRGGSQG, from the coding sequence GTGAGCCTCTTCGACTGGAACAGCGTCCCGCGCGAGGCAATGACGCCTCTGTTGACCCGCCAGGTGATCCACACTTCACTGATGACCGTGGCCCGGTTGGAAATGAAGGCCGGCGCCGTGGTTCCGGTGCATGCGCACCACAATGAGCAGATCACGACCGTCCAGAGTGGTTGCCTGCGGTTCCTGCTGGAGAACGGCCCCCTGCTGGTGACAGCCGGACAGGTGCTGACGCTGGCTCCGCACGAGACGCACGGAGTGGAGGTCGTGGAAGACAGTGTCGCCATCGACTTCTTCACGCCGCGCCGGGAGGATTGGATCACAGGCGACGATGCGTACTTGCGCGGGGGCAGCCAGGGTTAG
- a CDS encoding FG-GAP repeat protein encodes MCLLPRTKIHLQGLPLALLFIAPLPAQIRGGAMVTHPRPAILTWGSQLQLWPLDGSKPELLQDKTNFGSAGCIADVDGDGQDDLLVQQHPGTGPMVWLKAPSWRARVVEKETDFHDCLEFTLDGRRGVLVPHFNSQLRFYLFPGFEYKEIYSIYTASKQGGMLTHDVDHDGLPDLFLGNYWVRNPGKLDVDWRLYAINIFHETPGAALAAFGMWKDDWLFWAETSARPGRIVAYQPPPDRKQLWIEHRLEPLDEPRAILVHPRGVFIGHAGGVVLESLEGTAWHRTTIAKGIRVLKLLNDRDNVIALTPEGPRWVYPLR; translated from the coding sequence GTGTGCCTCCTGCCACGGACGAAAATTCACCTGCAAGGGCTGCCACTAGCTCTCCTCTTCATCGCGCCGCTGCCGGCCCAGATCCGGGGCGGCGCGATGGTAACCCATCCCCGGCCGGCCATCCTGACCTGGGGCTCGCAGCTCCAGCTATGGCCGCTGGATGGAAGCAAGCCCGAGCTTCTCCAGGACAAAACGAACTTCGGATCCGCCGGCTGCATCGCCGACGTCGATGGCGACGGCCAGGACGACCTGCTGGTGCAACAACACCCCGGAACCGGCCCAATGGTTTGGCTCAAGGCGCCTTCGTGGCGGGCCCGCGTTGTCGAGAAGGAGACCGATTTCCACGATTGCCTGGAGTTCACCCTCGACGGCCGCCGTGGCGTACTGGTGCCCCACTTCAACTCGCAGCTCCGCTTCTATCTCTTTCCCGGTTTTGAGTACAAGGAGATCTACTCCATCTACACCGCCTCCAAGCAAGGGGGCATGCTGACCCACGACGTCGATCACGACGGCTTGCCCGATCTCTTTCTGGGGAACTACTGGGTGCGGAATCCGGGCAAGCTTGACGTCGACTGGCGTCTCTACGCCATCAACATCTTTCACGAGACGCCCGGCGCCGCCCTGGCCGCGTTCGGCATGTGGAAGGATGATTGGCTCTTCTGGGCGGAGACCTCCGCCAGGCCGGGCCGCATTGTGGCCTACCAACCGCCGCCCGACCGCAAACAGCTCTGGATCGAGCATCGGCTGGAGCCCCTCGACGAACCACGCGCCATCCTCGTCCATCCGCGGGGTGTGTTCATCGGTCACGCTGGCGGAGTCGTGCTGGAGTCGCTCGAAGGCACGGCCTGGCACCGTACAACCATCGCGAAGGGCATCCGTGTGCTGAAGCTCCTCAACGACCGCGACAACGTGATCGCTCTCACACCCGAAGGGCCGCGCTGGGTCTATCCGCTCCGCTAA
- a CDS encoding PQQ-dependent sugar dehydrogenase yields the protein MQFPALLMIAAAVLGTTAVAADPPKLPAPYDTPSASNGPKVVKQPDGVSLKVPAGFQVSEFASGFAKPRYMITGPGGEVLVSDSVAKGAVYALTDRNKDGRISDDEKKKLIGDLDRPFGLATWKGYLYIAEATSIKRYKYDSAKLELSAVEEIIPLKGEGQGHWTRTLLFDRKGESLYMGIGSRSNITPGDPEYRAAILRYRPDGTQREVVAGGIRNPVGLDWNPASGQLWAAVQERDGLGDDLVPDYYTAIQPGAFYGWPYAYIGPNEEPRNKGQRPDLVARTIVPDIILTPSHVAVLDARFYTGKQFPKKYQGGAFLAFHGSSNRASRAGYSVVFIPFKNGKPSGPQEEFLSGFMTDPNSKEVWGRPVGLLPAKDGSLLVSEDGGNKLWKITYAK from the coding sequence ATGCAATTTCCTGCTCTCCTGATGATTGCGGCTGCGGTGCTGGGAACCACTGCGGTCGCCGCCGATCCCCCGAAACTGCCCGCGCCTTACGATACGCCTTCCGCCAGTAACGGCCCCAAGGTCGTGAAGCAGCCGGACGGCGTTTCGTTGAAAGTACCTGCCGGCTTCCAGGTCTCCGAATTTGCCTCCGGCTTCGCCAAACCGCGCTACATGATCACTGGGCCCGGCGGCGAAGTACTCGTCTCCGACAGTGTTGCGAAAGGCGCCGTGTACGCGCTGACCGACCGCAACAAGGACGGCAGGATCAGTGACGACGAGAAGAAGAAGCTGATCGGGGATCTCGATCGCCCCTTTGGTCTCGCCACTTGGAAGGGCTACTTGTACATTGCCGAAGCCACGTCCATCAAACGCTACAAGTACGATTCGGCCAAGCTGGAGCTCTCCGCGGTCGAAGAGATCATCCCGTTGAAGGGCGAAGGCCAAGGCCACTGGACACGCACCCTGCTCTTCGACAGGAAGGGCGAGTCGCTCTACATGGGCATCGGCTCCCGCTCCAACATCACGCCGGGCGACCCCGAATACCGCGCCGCCATCCTCCGCTACCGGCCCGATGGCACGCAACGCGAAGTCGTAGCTGGTGGCATCCGCAACCCGGTTGGACTGGACTGGAATCCTGCCTCAGGCCAGCTGTGGGCGGCTGTCCAGGAACGCGACGGACTCGGTGACGACCTCGTTCCCGACTACTACACCGCCATCCAGCCCGGGGCATTTTATGGCTGGCCCTATGCCTATATCGGACCCAATGAAGAGCCCCGCAACAAGGGCCAGCGGCCCGATCTGGTCGCCAGGACGATCGTGCCCGACATCATTCTTACCCCGTCGCACGTTGCCGTATTGGACGCGCGTTTCTACACGGGTAAACAATTTCCGAAAAAGTACCAGGGTGGTGCCTTCCTCGCGTTTCACGGTTCATCCAACCGTGCGTCGCGCGCCGGCTATTCCGTCGTTTTCATACCTTTCAAGAACGGCAAGCCCTCGGGTCCGCAGGAGGAATTCCTCAGCGGATTCATGACCGACCCCAACTCTAAAGAGGTGTGGGGCCGGCCCGTCGGTCTGCTTCCGGCAAAGGACGGCAGCCTCCTGGTCTCCGAGGATGGAGGCAATAAGCTTTGGAAAATTACTTACGCAAAATAA
- a CDS encoding PQQ-dependent sugar dehydrogenase, producing the protein MTTSPLVLLAVALGASAAAAAADPPKLPSPYHTPSASNAPRVVDRPDGARLTVPAGFSIEEYATGFSTPRYMIYGPSSEILLTESGRQGGVFALVDKNKDGKISEDEKVRLVDKLYRPFGLAIWKDYLYIGEVTSIKRYKYDSKALKLGPGEEVVSLSDADQGHWTRSILFNRAGDKFYVGVGSKSNVSPGEPPIRATISRYSPDGSGREIIATGTRNPIGLALYPGTDTLWAAVQERDGLGDDLVPDYFTSIKPGGFYGWPYSYIGPNEDPRNKGQKPDLVAKTIVPDVVLPAHVAVLDARFYTGKMFPAKYQGGAFLAFHGSWNRAQRIGYSVAFVPFKDGKPSGPREDFLTGFMTDPSSKDVWGRPVGLLPMTDGSLLVTDDGGNKIWRISYKK; encoded by the coding sequence ATGACGACTTCCCCTCTGGTTCTGCTAGCGGTAGCCCTGGGCGCATCCGCCGCGGCTGCGGCTGCCGATCCGCCCAAACTGCCGTCACCCTACCACACCCCTTCCGCGTCCAACGCTCCTCGCGTCGTCGATCGTCCGGACGGTGCCAGACTCACCGTGCCCGCTGGATTCTCCATTGAGGAGTACGCCACCGGCTTCTCAACGCCTCGCTACATGATTTACGGCCCTTCAAGCGAGATCCTGCTCACCGAGAGCGGCCGCCAGGGCGGCGTCTTCGCCCTGGTCGACAAGAACAAAGACGGCAAGATCTCCGAGGACGAGAAGGTTCGCCTTGTCGACAAGCTCTACCGCCCGTTCGGCCTCGCCATCTGGAAGGACTACCTCTACATTGGCGAAGTCACTTCCATCAAGCGGTACAAGTACGATTCCAAAGCCCTGAAATTGGGTCCTGGGGAAGAGGTCGTCTCCCTCAGCGACGCAGATCAGGGCCATTGGACCCGCAGCATCCTCTTCAACCGCGCCGGTGACAAGTTCTACGTAGGTGTAGGCTCCAAATCCAACGTCTCGCCCGGCGAGCCGCCGATCCGAGCCACCATCTCGCGCTACAGCCCGGACGGCAGCGGCCGCGAAATCATCGCCACCGGGACGCGCAACCCCATCGGCCTTGCTCTGTATCCCGGCACCGACACACTCTGGGCGGCCGTGCAGGAGCGTGACGGGCTCGGCGACGACCTCGTCCCCGACTACTTCACCTCCATCAAGCCTGGCGGCTTCTACGGTTGGCCCTACTCCTACATTGGGCCGAACGAAGATCCGCGCAACAAGGGCCAGAAGCCCGATCTCGTCGCCAAGACCATTGTCCCCGACGTCGTTCTGCCTGCCCACGTTGCCGTGCTCGACGCTCGTTTCTACACCGGTAAAATGTTCCCAGCCAAGTATCAGGGCGGCGCCTTCCTTGCCTTCCACGGCTCATGGAACCGGGCCCAGCGCATCGGCTACTCCGTGGCCTTCGTTCCATTTAAAGATGGGAAGCCCAGTGGTCCACGCGAAGACTTCCTCACCGGCTTCATGACCGATCCCAGCTCCAAGGACGTCTGGGGCCGGCCCGTCGGCTTGCTCCCGATGACTGACGGCAGCCTGCTCGTCACTGATGACGGCGGTAACAAAATCTGGCGCATCTCCTACAAGAAGTAG
- a CDS encoding PhzF family phenazine biosynthesis protein encodes MLSRREFHTLSALTSMSANAPVRTFAFEWWDVFTTQPLSGNQLAVFPDARGLSDAEMQRIAREMNLSETTFVLPRDQATETKQGVKVRIFTREQEIPFGGHPALGTACLLRDRVGDNVKLDLGVGPVPVTFTRQPDGRVFGDMLQAEPVFAETHQPARIAPLLGLHVEDLDTSLPIQNVSTGRPNLLVMLRSLDAIRRLKVNWNDARAYFAEGDKQRGFYVMTREVETPGAFLHARKPSAAQEDPATGSAAGCAIAWLVLHGLVESGTRIRFEQGIEMKRPGELHVSAVKSGNRIHEVRVGGYCVRVMQGTLAM; translated from the coding sequence ATGCTCTCCCGGCGCGAGTTTCACACCCTCTCGGCCCTCACTTCCATGTCAGCCAACGCCCCCGTACGCACGTTTGCTTTTGAATGGTGGGACGTCTTCACCACGCAACCTCTCAGCGGCAATCAACTGGCCGTATTTCCCGATGCCCGCGGCCTCAGCGATGCGGAGATGCAGCGCATCGCCCGCGAAATGAACCTCTCCGAGACGACCTTCGTCCTGCCTCGCGACCAGGCCACGGAGACGAAGCAAGGCGTAAAGGTGCGCATCTTCACACGCGAACAGGAAATTCCGTTTGGGGGGCACCCGGCGCTCGGCACGGCCTGCCTGCTGCGGGATCGAGTCGGTGACAACGTCAAGCTCGACCTTGGTGTCGGCCCCGTTCCCGTCACGTTTACCCGGCAGCCTGACGGGCGGGTGTTTGGCGACATGCTCCAAGCCGAGCCGGTCTTCGCCGAAACCCACCAACCCGCCCGTATCGCGCCGCTACTCGGCTTGCACGTCGAGGATCTCGACACCAGCCTGCCCATCCAGAACGTCTCCACCGGCCGGCCGAATCTGTTGGTCATGCTCCGTTCCCTGGATGCCATCCGCCGCCTGAAGGTGAACTGGAACGACGCGCGAGCGTATTTCGCGGAGGGCGACAAGCAGCGCGGATTCTATGTGATGACGCGCGAAGTGGAAACTCCGGGTGCGTTTCTGCACGCCCGTAAGCCCAGTGCCGCGCAGGAAGACCCGGCCACTGGGTCGGCCGCCGGCTGCGCGATCGCCTGGCTGGTGCTCCACGGGCTCGTGGAGTCAGGCACGCGCATCCGCTTCGAGCAGGGGATCGAAATGAAGCGCCCGGGCGAACTTCACGTCAGCGCGGTGAAGTCGGGCAACCGGATTCACGAAGTCCGGGTTGGCGGGTATTGTGTGCGGGTGATGCAGGGCACGTTGGCTATGTAG